A single Eisenibacter elegans DSM 3317 DNA region contains:
- a CDS encoding DEAD/DEAH box helicase has protein sequence MQGFEAFKLNKQLLSAIEALGYQSPTPIQQEAIPLVLAGHDVIGIAQTGTGKTAAYVLPLLMKVKYAQGVHPRALILAPTRELAVQIGDAITGFTQFCDLRHTVIYGGTGAKPQIEALQAGIDILVATPGRLMDLYLKGEVYLREIKTLILDEADKMMDMGFMPQIRRVLEIIPTKRQNLLFSATMSEKVIQLSEEFLEFPARVEVTPQATAAETVSQSLYHLPNLRTKIDCLSYLLSDEERFNRVIVFTRRRQIAEDVYRFLLRKLGEDAVRVIHANKGQNTRLNAFEDFRAGNIRVLVATDVAARGIDVSMVSHVINFDVPLVYEDYVHRIGRTGRADQRGEAITFVTMAEEYHIQKIEKLIKTKIPVAQLPAAVEVYPTPFAERQAMLREIDNQRKREDPAFQGAFHEKKRFPPKQTKKTAEQQKNKAKRRRR, from the coding sequence ATGCAAGGTTTTGAGGCTTTTAAGCTCAACAAGCAACTTTTATCGGCCATAGAGGCGCTGGGGTATCAGTCGCCAACCCCCATCCAACAAGAGGCCATCCCCTTGGTATTGGCAGGGCACGACGTAATAGGCATCGCTCAGACAGGCACTGGCAAGACAGCCGCCTATGTGCTTCCCCTGTTGATGAAGGTCAAATATGCCCAAGGAGTACACCCACGAGCGCTTATCTTGGCACCTACGCGAGAGCTGGCCGTACAAATAGGGGATGCTATTACGGGTTTTACCCAATTTTGCGACTTGCGCCACACCGTTATTTATGGCGGTACAGGAGCCAAACCTCAGATAGAGGCTCTTCAGGCCGGTATCGACATCTTGGTAGCAACTCCCGGGCGCTTGATGGACTTGTACCTGAAGGGAGAAGTATATCTGAGGGAAATCAAAACCTTGATCCTTGACGAAGCCGACAAGATGATGGATATGGGCTTTATGCCGCAAATCAGGCGGGTGTTGGAGATTATCCCTACCAAACGGCAAAATTTGCTGTTCTCGGCCACCATGTCGGAGAAGGTCATACAGCTTTCGGAAGAGTTTTTGGAGTTTCCGGCACGGGTTGAGGTTACGCCGCAGGCCACCGCCGCCGAGACTGTCAGCCAGAGCCTCTACCACCTGCCCAATCTCCGTACCAAGATTGATTGTTTGAGCTACCTCCTCTCCGATGAAGAGCGCTTCAACCGTGTTATTGTATTCACACGCCGCCGCCAAATCGCCGAGGATGTCTACCGATTTTTATTGCGTAAGCTTGGAGAAGATGCTGTTCGGGTAATCCACGCCAACAAAGGCCAAAACACACGGCTGAATGCTTTTGAAGATTTTCGTGCTGGCAATATCCGGGTATTGGTAGCTACAGACGTGGCCGCCCGAGGTATTGATGTCTCTATGGTAAGCCATGTGATTAATTTTGATGTGCCGCTCGTATACGAAGATTATGTACACCGTATTGGGCGTACAGGCCGCGCCGACCAACGCGGGGAGGCCATTACGTTTGTAACAATGGCCGAAGAGTACCATATCCAGAAGATAGAAAAACTCATCAAAACCAAGATTCCTGTAGCCCAACTGCCGGCAGCCGTCGAGGTATACCCTACGCCTTTTGCAGAGCGTCAGGCGATGCTGCGCGAAATAGACAACCAGCGCAAACGGGAAGATCCAGCGTTTCAGGGTGCTTTCCACGAAAAGAAGCGCTTCCCCCCCAAACAGACAAAAAAAACTGCCGAACAACAAAAAAATAAGGCCAAACGCCGCCGCCGATGA
- a CDS encoding SiaB family protein kinase, translated as MSTFFDTTAYEDLVRNSTVLFAYKGPLTNELLAEFSHDLRRRLKVQENKKSVSTKVFAIFMELAQNILFYSKQSDSFDGSDKIGAILITQTDEHYKVLTGNVVANEAAGRLISKAEKINALDREALRELKREQRSAAPEADSKGAGIGLIHVALTSDNLVEIDIQKLDDNFSFYMVGANISRT; from the coding sequence ATGAGTACTTTTTTTGACACCACTGCTTACGAAGACTTAGTGCGTAATAGCACGGTTTTGTTTGCTTACAAAGGCCCTTTGACCAATGAGCTTTTAGCTGAATTTAGCCACGACTTGCGCCGCCGGCTCAAGGTTCAAGAGAATAAAAAATCAGTAAGTACCAAAGTATTTGCTATCTTTATGGAGTTGGCTCAGAATATCCTATTCTACTCCAAACAATCTGATTCCTTTGATGGCAGCGACAAAATAGGCGCTATCCTCATCACCCAAACCGACGAACACTACAAAGTACTCACCGGCAATGTCGTTGCCAACGAAGCCGCCGGCAGGCTAATCAGCAAGGCCGAAAAAATCAATGCGTTAGACCGCGAAGCCCTGCGCGAACTCAAGCGAGAGCAGCGCTCTGCCGCCCCTGAAGCCGACAGCAAGGGAGCCGGGATTGGGCTTATTCACGTAGCCCTTACTTCTGACAACCTCGTAGAGATTGATATCCAGAAACTTGATGACAATTTCTCTTTCTATATGGTAGGAGCCAATATTAGCCGCACCTAA
- a CDS encoding nucleotide exchange factor GrpE, producing MSQTTDNKDNQQKPETAPENEAANNAEMPNAEETVAETQAPTADPLAELAETKDKYLRLYADFENFRRRTSKERLELINSASQDLIQALLPVVDDFERAQKSIGDAPETLAIREGIDLIYNKLIRVLESKGLKAMESSVGKPFDSETQEAITQIPAPQDELKGKVVDELEKGYLLNEKVIRYAKVVVGS from the coding sequence ATGAGCCAAACTACCGACAACAAAGACAATCAACAAAAGCCTGAAACAGCTCCCGAAAACGAAGCGGCAAACAATGCAGAAATGCCAAACGCGGAGGAAACTGTAGCGGAAACACAAGCCCCCACTGCCGACCCTTTGGCAGAGCTTGCCGAAACAAAGGACAAATACCTGCGCTTGTATGCAGATTTTGAAAACTTCCGCCGCCGCACCTCCAAGGAGCGCCTAGAGCTCATCAACAGCGCCTCACAAGACCTTATTCAGGCCTTACTCCCTGTAGTAGATGATTTTGAACGCGCCCAAAAATCTATCGGTGATGCCCCCGAAACACTTGCTATTCGCGAAGGTATAGACCTGATTTACAACAAACTCATCAGGGTGCTCGAAAGCAAGGGCCTAAAGGCTATGGAAAGCTCCGTAGGCAAGCCCTTCGATAGCGAAACCCAAGAAGCCATCACCCAAATTCCCGCACCACAAGACGAGCTTAAAGGAAAAGTAGTAGACGAGTTGGAGAAAGGATACCTCCTCAACGAAAAGGTTATCCGGTATGCCAAGGTAGTCGTTGGCAGCTAA
- a CDS encoding universal stress protein, with protein sequence MKNLLIPVDFSPQARQAVGVGVSLAAQAGAVVHLLHVIEPIRAHVVLADALYVDTSVEDQFIRRLTDSAKKQLEELSQAHSASAVSIKQHVRVGSLFSVVQEVAEELKIDFLITGTSGASGLEEILVGSNTERIVRFAPCPVLAVKEGSQWDNPQEIVFASNLQTQQAPALRFVQQLQHLLQAKLRLVYVNTPGDFISSRQVHKLKDELLKVVPLDNYDLTIYQDEREDIGIRNFAEDIGCPLIVMTTHQRKGISHFLSGSIAEDVVNHAKQMVLTIGLKS encoded by the coding sequence ATGAAAAACCTACTTATCCCTGTAGACTTCTCGCCTCAAGCACGCCAAGCCGTTGGCGTGGGTGTATCGTTGGCTGCCCAAGCCGGCGCAGTCGTCCATCTCTTACACGTCATCGAACCTATCCGTGCGCACGTAGTCTTGGCCGATGCGCTTTATGTAGATACTAGCGTAGAAGACCAATTTATCCGTCGTTTGACGGACAGTGCCAAAAAACAGCTCGAAGAATTGAGCCAAGCTCATAGCGCCAGTGCTGTCAGTATCAAACAACACGTACGTGTGGGCAGCCTTTTCTCGGTAGTACAAGAAGTGGCCGAAGAGCTGAAAATCGATTTTCTCATCACGGGGACTTCGGGTGCAAGTGGCTTAGAAGAGATATTGGTAGGCTCCAACACAGAGCGTATCGTACGTTTTGCCCCTTGCCCAGTATTGGCTGTTAAAGAAGGTAGCCAATGGGACAACCCTCAGGAGATTGTCTTTGCCAGCAACTTGCAAACCCAACAAGCTCCGGCTCTGCGCTTTGTACAGCAGCTACAACACCTGCTCCAAGCAAAACTCCGGCTGGTGTACGTCAATACTCCGGGCGACTTCATCAGCTCACGCCAAGTACACAAGCTCAAGGATGAGCTACTCAAAGTAGTTCCGCTCGACAATTATGACCTGACCATCTACCAAGACGAACGCGAAGACATTGGTATCCGAAACTTTGCAGAAGACATTGGCTGCCCGCTGATAGTGATGACTACCCACCAACGCAAGGGTATATCACATTTCCTCTCTGGTAGTATCGCCGAAGATGTGGTCAATCACGCCAAGCAAATGGTCTTGACCATCGGCCTCAAATCATAA
- a CDS encoding universal stress protein, which translates to MTKIQKIVVPTDFSESAHTALIVAAQIASSTGASIDLLHIVPSISPTVLSLEDKNNPNSVENQYMEYVRQSSEEALKKLSKEPVCANLDIQTHLAEGDVFKTLSSFVTDNQSDLIVMGTRGASGLDEWLVGSNTEKVVRLSAVPVLAVREDQREFKPQHIVFATTFKDNQRKVLPYLQALQGYFKAHLHLLFVNTPSNFLDAATLQKRQEAFLSGAGLDNYTVHNYNYVTEELGITRFSEEVDADLVVMATNQRRGLAHYFLGSLAEDVVNHLKRPVLTLSLRS; encoded by the coding sequence ATGACAAAGATTCAAAAAATAGTAGTTCCTACCGACTTTTCTGAAAGCGCGCACACAGCGTTGATTGTAGCAGCCCAAATAGCTTCGTCCACCGGAGCCAGCATTGACTTGCTACACATTGTGCCTAGTATCAGCCCCACTGTTTTATCTTTGGAAGACAAAAACAACCCCAATTCGGTCGAGAACCAGTATATGGAGTATGTGCGCCAAAGCTCTGAAGAAGCCCTAAAAAAGCTCTCTAAAGAACCTGTATGCGCCAATCTTGATATCCAAACCCACCTAGCGGAGGGAGATGTATTCAAAACCTTGAGCAGCTTTGTGACAGACAATCAGTCAGATCTTATCGTGATGGGAACACGCGGCGCTAGTGGGCTTGACGAATGGCTAGTAGGCTCCAATACAGAGAAAGTAGTGCGTTTGTCTGCCGTACCTGTATTGGCTGTCAGAGAGGATCAGCGCGAGTTTAAGCCCCAACACATTGTTTTTGCCACCACTTTCAAAGACAATCAGCGCAAGGTTTTGCCTTATTTGCAGGCGCTACAGGGCTATTTCAAAGCACATCTACACCTGCTTTTTGTCAATACGCCTTCTAACTTCTTGGATGCGGCTACGCTACAAAAGCGCCAAGAGGCATTTTTGTCAGGTGCAGGTTTGGACAACTACACTGTTCACAACTACAATTATGTAACGGAAGAGTTGGGTATTACCCGATTCTCAGAAGAAGTAGATGCAGACTTGGTCGTAATGGCTACCAACCAACGTCGTGGCTTGG
- the dnaJ gene encoding molecular chaperone DnaJ: protein MAKRDYYDILGVGKGASMDDIKKAYRKLAIKYHPDKNPGDPSTEEKFKEAAEAYEVLSNEDKRARYDRFGHDGVRGDAGGGMNMDDIFSQFGDIFGSGGSPFESFFGGGRGGNARRMRKGTNLRIKLKLTLEEIADGVEKKLKVKRHVTCGTCNGSGAKSETAIKTCGTCNGSGQIRKVVNTMLGQMVSSSTCPTCNGEGKVITDHCGVCKGEGRVLEEEVITVNIPAGVSEGMQLSMSGKGNVPPRGGVPGDLLILVEEEPHETLTRDGRNVGYDLHISFVDAALGTSVEVPTISGKVKISIPAGTQSGRIFRLKGKGLRDIEGYGTGDQLVYVNIWTPTELSKQERELLEKLRDSKNFAPNPKKGEKSFFDRVKEFFQ, encoded by the coding sequence ATGGCAAAGAGAGATTATTATGACATACTTGGGGTAGGCAAAGGAGCCTCGATGGACGACATCAAGAAGGCATACCGAAAGCTGGCCATCAAGTATCACCCCGACAAAAACCCGGGCGACCCCAGCACCGAGGAAAAATTCAAAGAGGCCGCCGAGGCCTACGAAGTCCTCAGCAATGAAGACAAACGCGCTCGTTACGACCGATTTGGGCACGATGGCGTACGCGGTGATGCCGGAGGTGGGATGAATATGGATGACATCTTCTCCCAATTTGGCGATATCTTCGGTAGCGGTGGCAGCCCCTTCGAGTCCTTCTTTGGTGGAGGTCGAGGCGGAAATGCGCGCCGTATGCGCAAAGGAACCAACCTGCGCATCAAACTAAAACTCACCTTAGAAGAGATTGCCGACGGGGTAGAGAAAAAGCTCAAAGTAAAAAGACACGTAACCTGTGGCACCTGCAATGGCAGCGGAGCCAAGAGCGAAACAGCAATCAAAACCTGTGGCACCTGTAATGGCAGCGGCCAAATCCGCAAGGTAGTCAATACGATGTTGGGGCAGATGGTGTCTTCGAGCACTTGCCCTACTTGTAATGGTGAAGGAAAGGTCATTACCGACCACTGTGGTGTTTGTAAGGGCGAAGGCCGTGTGTTAGAAGAAGAAGTAATCACGGTAAATATTCCGGCTGGGGTAAGCGAGGGTATGCAGCTTTCGATGAGCGGAAAAGGTAATGTGCCCCCTCGCGGCGGTGTTCCCGGAGACTTACTCATCTTGGTAGAAGAGGAACCGCACGAAACCCTCACCCGAGATGGACGCAACGTAGGCTATGACCTACACATCAGCTTTGTAGACGCAGCGTTAGGAACCTCAGTAGAAGTACCGACCATCTCCGGCAAAGTCAAAATCAGCATCCCGGCAGGCACACAGAGTGGTAGAATATTCCGCCTAAAAGGCAAAGGCCTGCGCGATATCGAAGGTTATGGAACAGGCGACCAGCTGGTATATGTCAATATCTGGACTCCTACTGAGCTGAGTAAACAAGAGCGCGAGCTGCTCGAAAAACTTCGCGATTCCAAAAACTTTGCCCCTAACCCCAAAAAGGGCGAGAAAAGTTTTTTTGACCGTGTGAAAGAGTTTTTTCAGTAA